A single genomic interval of Arthrobacter sp. NicSoilB8 harbors:
- the hutH gene encoding histidine ammonia-lyase, with translation MTLTTHSPLTVTLGSSGVTPEDVVAVARHDAHVTIAQDALDAVAKVRAHIDDLAHSEVPAYGISTGFGALANRHIPNELRTQLQKSLIRSHAAGMGPAVEREVVRGIMFLRAKTLASGRTGVRPVVLQTMVDVLNAGITPVVREFGSLGCSGDLAPLSHCALVLMGEGEATGPDGELYGGRDGRPVAELLAAHGIEPVTLAEKEGLALVNGTEGMLGMLLMAIADIRQLLTTADITAALSVEALLGTDQVFLPELHAALRPHPGQAAAADNMLRVLSNSPIVASHRINDTKVQDAYSLRCAPQVAGAVRDTVDHAALVASRELAAAIDNPVVLPDGRVSSNGNFHGAPVAYVLDFLAIAVADLSSIAERRTDRMLDPARSHGLPAFLASDPGVDSGLMIAQYTQAGLVSDNKRLAVPASVDSIPSSAMQEDHVSMGWHAARKLRRAVENLRRVLAVELVTSARALDIRTQLSGGELTPGPAGTAVIAALRGVVDGPGTDRFLSPELEAADALVASGAVRAAAESAVGNLA, from the coding sequence ATGACTCTCACCACCCACTCACCGCTCACCGTCACCCTCGGCTCCAGCGGCGTCACGCCCGAGGACGTCGTCGCCGTCGCCCGCCACGACGCCCACGTGACCATCGCCCAGGACGCCCTCGACGCCGTCGCCAAGGTCCGCGCCCACATCGATGACCTGGCCCACAGCGAGGTCCCGGCCTACGGCATCTCCACCGGCTTCGGGGCACTGGCCAACCGGCACATCCCCAACGAGCTGCGCACCCAGCTGCAGAAGTCCCTGATCCGCAGCCACGCCGCCGGCATGGGCCCGGCCGTGGAACGCGAGGTGGTCCGCGGCATCATGTTCCTGCGTGCCAAGACCCTGGCCTCCGGCCGGACCGGCGTGCGCCCCGTGGTCCTGCAGACCATGGTGGACGTGCTCAACGCCGGCATCACCCCGGTGGTCCGCGAATTCGGCTCGCTCGGCTGCTCCGGCGACCTCGCGCCGCTTTCGCACTGTGCCCTGGTCCTGATGGGCGAAGGCGAAGCGACAGGTCCCGACGGTGAGCTCTATGGCGGCAGGGACGGCCGCCCGGTCGCGGAGCTCCTTGCCGCGCACGGGATCGAACCCGTCACCCTCGCCGAAAAGGAGGGCCTCGCCCTCGTCAACGGCACCGAAGGCATGCTCGGCATGCTGCTGATGGCCATCGCCGACATCCGCCAGCTGCTCACGACGGCGGACATCACCGCCGCGCTCAGCGTCGAGGCGCTGCTCGGCACGGACCAGGTGTTCCTGCCCGAGCTGCACGCCGCTCTCCGCCCGCACCCGGGCCAGGCCGCCGCCGCGGACAACATGCTCCGTGTCCTGTCCAACTCCCCGATCGTGGCCTCGCACCGGATCAACGACACCAAAGTCCAGGACGCCTACTCGCTGCGCTGCGCACCCCAGGTGGCCGGCGCCGTCCGCGACACCGTGGACCACGCGGCCCTGGTCGCCTCCCGTGAACTGGCCGCCGCGATCGATAACCCGGTGGTCCTGCCCGACGGCCGCGTCAGCTCCAACGGCAATTTCCACGGCGCCCCCGTGGCCTACGTGCTGGACTTCCTGGCCATTGCCGTCGCCGACCTGAGCTCCATCGCGGAGCGCCGGACGGACCGGATGCTGGACCCGGCCCGCTCGCACGGGCTGCCCGCCTTCCTGGCCTCGGACCCCGGCGTCGACTCGGGCCTCATGATCGCCCAGTACACCCAGGCCGGGCTGGTCTCGGACAACAAGCGGCTGGCCGTCCCGGCGTCGGTGGACTCGATCCCGAGCTCGGCGATGCAGGAGGACCACGTCTCCATGGGCTGGCACGCGGCCCGCAAGCTCCGCCGCGCGGTGGAGAACCTGCGCCGCGTCCTGGCCGTCGAACTCGTGACCTCCGCCCGGGCACTGGATATCCGCACCCAGCTCTCCGGCGGTGAACTCACCCCGGGTCCTGCGGGCACGGCCGTGATCGCCGCGCTGCGCGGCGTCGTCGACGGTCCGGGCACCGATAGGTTCCTGTCGCCGGAGCTCGAAGCGGCCGACGCGCTGGTGGCGTCGGGCGCGGTCCGGGCGGCGGCCGAATCCGCCGTCGGAAATCTCGCCTGA
- a CDS encoding cupin domain-containing protein — translation MEAVSSETAIIRAEGQGERRWFFGGGVHTWKARAGETGGAFLLFEDQMAGGKMTPLHSHPDSDETMYILEGEILVHVDGADHRIGAGGLVVAPRGVPHAFMVVSDSARMLCLHTPGCCEAFYWDASTPLSADGAAGGSPDGTAGAGPVDFGNVQESARRNGGIVLLGPPPFATP, via the coding sequence ATGGAAGCGGTCAGCAGCGAGACAGCCATCATCCGTGCGGAAGGCCAGGGCGAGCGGCGCTGGTTCTTCGGCGGCGGAGTCCACACTTGGAAGGCCAGGGCCGGGGAGACCGGCGGGGCGTTCCTGCTCTTCGAGGACCAGATGGCCGGCGGGAAGATGACGCCGCTGCACAGCCACCCCGATTCGGACGAGACCATGTACATCCTGGAGGGCGAAATCCTCGTGCACGTGGACGGCGCGGACCACCGGATCGGCGCCGGCGGCCTGGTCGTGGCGCCGCGCGGAGTTCCCCATGCCTTCATGGTGGTCTCCGACTCCGCCCGGATGCTCTGCCTGCACACGCCCGGCTGCTGTGAGGCGTTCTACTGGGATGCCAGCACGCCGCTTTCCGCGGACGGCGCGGCCGGTGGCAGTCCAGACGGCACTGCCGGCGCGGGCCCGGTGGACTTCGGCAACGTCCAGGAGTCTGCGCGCAGGAACGGCGGCATAGTGCTCTTGGGGCCTCCGCCGTTTGCCACGCCTTAG
- a CDS encoding TetR/AcrR family transcriptional regulator, whose translation MSTPYRDAGRTGQKRRTFEALVAAAREQVAAGDTPTVDGTAAAAGVARSTAYRYFPSQRELLAAAHPETARQSLLPAGAPEDPAERLDAVVLEFTRLIVNTEAQQRTMLRLSLERDRGESALPLRQGRAIAWIEEALAPLQGRLSGPAIRALALAVRSAIGIEALVWLTDIGGLSRDQALASMRWSAQALLQQALDSGPPPAAAG comes from the coding sequence ATGTCAACCCCCTACCGGGACGCCGGCCGGACAGGCCAGAAGCGCCGCACGTTCGAGGCCCTGGTGGCAGCTGCCCGGGAGCAGGTGGCGGCAGGGGACACCCCGACTGTTGATGGCACCGCCGCGGCGGCCGGCGTCGCCCGGAGCACGGCCTACCGCTACTTCCCAAGCCAGCGGGAGCTCCTCGCTGCGGCCCATCCGGAAACGGCCCGGCAGTCCCTGCTGCCGGCTGGCGCCCCCGAGGATCCCGCGGAGCGGCTGGACGCCGTGGTGCTGGAATTCACCCGGCTGATCGTCAACACCGAGGCGCAACAGCGCACCATGCTCAGGTTGTCCCTGGAACGTGACCGCGGAGAGTCGGCCCTGCCGCTCAGGCAGGGACGGGCCATCGCCTGGATCGAGGAAGCGCTCGCACCGCTCCAGGGGAGGCTGTCCGGACCCGCAATCCGTGCCCTGGCCCTGGCCGTTCGCAGCGCGATCGGGATCGAGGCACTGGTCTGGTTGACGGACATCGGCGGGCTCTCGCGCGACCAGGCCCTGGCCTCGATGCGCTGGTCCGCGCAGGCGCTTCTGCAGCAGGCGCTCGACTCCGGGCCCCCGCCGGCGGCGGCCGGCTGA
- the hutG gene encoding formimidoylglutamase: MVSPALPVDVPPQPWTGRFDGDGAEHRRWWQAVTAYAPPAGTAASPAGARPAADARPAVDARPAVILGFGSDEGVRRNKGRTGAAAAPAAIRAALGPLAFHLSRDVLDAGDVTVSDESLEAGQARAGRAISRLIDAGQLPVVLGGGHETAYASYLGVAGSAAVRDGLRVGVLNLDAHFDLRDEPVPSSGTPFLQMARAEAAAGRELKYAVVGISEPNNTRALFRTADELGVDYLLDEDCSAEAAQAFVAAFLAQVDALYLTIDLDVLPASVAPGVSAPAAYGVPLPVISAVCRQVAASGKLLHLDVAELNPEFDIDARTAKVAARLVNTLLG; this comes from the coding sequence ATGGTTTCTCCCGCGCTCCCCGTTGATGTCCCGCCGCAGCCCTGGACCGGCAGGTTCGATGGCGACGGCGCCGAGCACCGCCGCTGGTGGCAGGCGGTGACCGCCTATGCTCCGCCCGCCGGCACGGCAGCGTCCCCGGCCGGCGCACGGCCCGCCGCCGACGCGCGGCCTGCCGTCGACGCGCGGCCTGCCGTCATCCTCGGCTTCGGCAGCGACGAAGGCGTGCGACGCAACAAGGGCCGCACCGGCGCCGCGGCTGCCCCTGCCGCCATCAGGGCCGCCCTGGGCCCGCTCGCCTTCCACCTCAGCCGGGACGTGCTCGACGCCGGCGACGTCACGGTGAGCGACGAGTCCCTTGAGGCGGGCCAGGCGCGCGCCGGCCGGGCCATTTCCCGGCTGATCGACGCCGGGCAGCTTCCCGTGGTGCTGGGCGGCGGCCACGAAACCGCGTACGCCAGCTACCTCGGCGTGGCCGGGTCGGCAGCCGTGCGCGACGGGCTGCGGGTGGGCGTGCTGAACCTCGACGCCCACTTCGACCTCCGCGACGAGCCCGTGCCCAGCTCGGGGACGCCGTTCCTGCAGATGGCCCGCGCGGAAGCCGCCGCCGGCCGCGAGCTGAAGTACGCCGTCGTCGGGATTTCGGAGCCGAACAACACGCGGGCGCTGTTCCGCACCGCCGACGAACTCGGCGTGGACTACCTGCTGGATGAGGACTGCTCAGCGGAGGCAGCGCAGGCGTTCGTGGCGGCGTTCCTGGCGCAGGTTGACGCGCTGTACCTGACGATCGACCTCGATGTCTTGCCGGCTTCCGTGGCCCCCGGTGTGAGCGCCCCCGCCGCGTATGGCGTGCCGCTGCCGGTGATCAGCGCCGTGTGTCGGCAGGTGGCCGCGAGCGGGAAGCTCCTGCACCTGGATGTTGCGGAGCTGAACCCGGAGTTCGATATCGACGCCCGCACCGCCAAGGTGGCCGCACGGCTGGTCAACACTCTGCTGGGGTAG
- a CDS encoding NCS2 family permease, with product MLKQGSALDRYFKISERGSNFSREIRGGFATFFAMSYIVVLNPLILSGPDSTGATLGFPAVAAVTAFVAGILTILMGAWAKHPFALATGLGVNAFVAVTVATNPGLSWPDMMGLVMLSGITMLILVLTGFRTAVFKAVPEGLKTAIVVGIGLFIALIGLVNAGFVRRIPDVAGTTVPVGLGFDGKLLGWPTFVFVFGLILTIALVVRKVKGAILIGIVASTILSVILESILHIGPSFDGKNHNPQGWSLVAPKFSEWAAPDLSLIGKANPFGAFEHLGFVAATLLAFVILLSIFFDAMGTMVGLATEAGTIDKDGNIPNVDRVLQVDALGAIIGGGASVSSNQIYVESGAGIGEGARTGLASIVTGLLFLVAMFFTPLINLVPFEAVAPALVIVGFMMVSQVGKIDWQDWGIAIPAFLTFTLMPFTYSIANGLGAGFITFVLIRLFQGRAREVHPLMWVVAAAFTLFFAIGPIEAALGIH from the coding sequence ATGCTCAAACAGGGCTCTGCACTCGACCGGTATTTCAAGATTTCCGAGCGGGGGTCGAACTTCTCGCGCGAGATCCGCGGAGGGTTCGCCACGTTCTTCGCCATGAGCTACATCGTGGTGCTGAACCCGCTGATCCTCTCCGGGCCGGATTCCACCGGCGCCACGCTCGGCTTCCCCGCCGTCGCCGCCGTCACCGCCTTCGTGGCGGGCATCCTGACGATTCTCATGGGCGCGTGGGCCAAGCACCCCTTCGCCTTGGCGACCGGGCTGGGCGTCAACGCGTTCGTCGCCGTCACGGTGGCCACGAACCCCGGCCTGTCCTGGCCGGACATGATGGGCCTGGTGATGCTCTCGGGCATCACCATGCTGATCCTGGTGCTCACCGGCTTCCGGACGGCCGTGTTCAAGGCTGTCCCCGAGGGGCTGAAGACCGCGATCGTGGTCGGCATCGGCCTGTTCATCGCCCTGATCGGCCTCGTCAACGCGGGCTTCGTGCGCCGCATCCCGGATGTCGCCGGCACCACGGTCCCGGTCGGCCTGGGCTTCGACGGAAAGCTGCTGGGCTGGCCCACCTTCGTGTTCGTCTTCGGCCTGATCCTGACCATTGCCCTCGTGGTCCGCAAGGTCAAGGGTGCGATCCTGATCGGCATCGTCGCCTCGACCATCCTGTCCGTGATCCTGGAATCCATCCTGCACATCGGCCCCAGCTTCGACGGCAAGAACCACAACCCGCAGGGCTGGTCCCTGGTCGCGCCCAAGTTCTCCGAATGGGCCGCCCCGGATCTGTCCCTGATCGGCAAGGCCAACCCCTTTGGCGCCTTTGAGCACCTCGGCTTCGTCGCGGCGACCCTGCTGGCATTCGTGATCCTGCTCAGCATCTTCTTCGATGCCATGGGCACCATGGTGGGTCTGGCCACCGAGGCCGGCACCATCGACAAGGACGGCAACATCCCCAACGTGGACCGCGTGCTGCAGGTGGACGCTCTCGGCGCGATCATCGGCGGCGGCGCCTCCGTCTCCTCGAACCAGATCTACGTCGAATCCGGTGCCGGCATCGGCGAAGGCGCCCGTACCGGACTGGCGTCCATCGTCACCGGCCTGCTGTTCCTCGTGGCCATGTTCTTCACCCCGCTGATCAACCTCGTGCCGTTCGAGGCCGTGGCCCCGGCCCTCGTGATCGTCGGCTTCATGATGGTCTCGCAGGTCGGCAAGATCGACTGGCAGGACTGGGGCATCGCCATCCCGGCCTTCCTGACCTTCACCCTCATGCCGTTCACGTACTCGATCGCCAACGGCCTGGGCGCTGGCTTCATCACATTCGTGCTGATCCGCCTGTTCCAGGGCCGGGCCCGCGAAGTGCACCCGCTCATGTGGGTTGTGGCGGCCGCGTTCACGCTGTTCTTCGCGATCGGTCCGATCGAGGCGGCCCTCGGCATCCACTAG
- a CDS encoding copper resistance CopC family protein — protein sequence MRLIRQLLSALLGAVVFVAVLLGTVGPASAHDTAESTSPANGATLAAPPEQVSVTFNHNPLALGSEIQVTDAAGASWADGPVAIVDNVAAQKLKPGAPAGKYTVRWRVASSDGHPIEGSFTFTATAGATGTTAAAAVPTMGTAQPGITPAPAPASNDSQPFPWSVMGFVAVGVGILVALGLMAKRRLTPDEASDTNSDTNSDTASNPDS from the coding sequence ATGCGCCTTATCCGACAACTGCTCAGTGCCCTGCTGGGCGCCGTCGTCTTCGTGGCCGTCCTGCTGGGAACGGTGGGCCCGGCATCGGCCCACGATACCGCTGAGTCCACGAGCCCGGCCAACGGAGCAACCCTCGCGGCGCCGCCGGAGCAGGTCTCGGTCACGTTCAACCACAATCCGCTGGCCCTGGGATCGGAAATCCAGGTCACCGACGCCGCGGGCGCCAGTTGGGCGGATGGTCCGGTGGCGATCGTGGACAACGTCGCCGCGCAGAAGCTGAAGCCGGGCGCCCCCGCTGGCAAGTACACGGTACGGTGGCGGGTGGCCAGCTCCGACGGCCACCCGATCGAGGGCAGCTTCACCTTCACCGCAACGGCTGGGGCAACGGGCACGACGGCGGCTGCCGCGGTCCCCACGATGGGCACCGCCCAGCCGGGCATCACGCCGGCCCCGGCCCCGGCATCGAATGACTCACAGCCGTTTCCCTGGAGTGTCATGGGCTTCGTCGCCGTGGGCGTCGGCATCCTCGTGGCCCTGGGCCTGATGGCCAAACGCCGCCTCACGCCAGACGAAGCCAGCGACACCAACAGCGACACGAACAGCGACACAGCCAGCAACCCCGACAGCTGA
- a CDS encoding FAD-binding protein: MPLYGGIERTTAVVIGTGLSGLAVASELQRRGVASIIVDGLDLLGAGHPANTSSLQRCDAADAASLKERNEILRHLRNYAASHKLDVRNNIRALQLDHLQAGTDGAPTEKWAVQTPGGVLLADHLVLTRCAHSQLRRMLSQLGMAAGQNLMAAMHALGMYLVGVGELITPTPKEVLRQAKVVGQAISAKVYPEGIPTLLSGGFALAAPA; the protein is encoded by the coding sequence ATGCCTTTGTACGGGGGGATTGAGCGGACCACGGCCGTAGTCATCGGGACGGGTCTCTCCGGCCTGGCAGTGGCCAGCGAGCTCCAACGCCGCGGCGTTGCGTCCATCATCGTGGACGGGCTCGACCTCCTGGGTGCCGGCCATCCGGCCAATACGTCCTCGCTCCAGCGCTGCGACGCGGCGGACGCCGCCAGCTTGAAGGAGCGCAACGAGATCCTCCGGCACCTGCGCAACTACGCCGCAAGCCACAAGCTCGACGTGCGGAACAACATCCGGGCCCTGCAGCTGGACCACCTCCAGGCCGGGACGGACGGGGCCCCCACCGAAAAGTGGGCCGTCCAGACCCCGGGCGGAGTCCTCCTGGCAGACCATCTTGTCCTGACCCGCTGCGCCCACAGCCAGCTGCGCCGCATGCTCTCGCAGCTGGGCATGGCGGCCGGACAGAACCTCATGGCGGCAATGCATGCCCTCGGGATGTACCTCGTGGGGGTGGGCGAGCTCATAACCCCCACGCCCAAGGAAGTCCTGCGCCAGGCCAAGGTGGTGGGGCAGGCGATCTCCGCCAAGGTCTACCCGGAGGGCATTCCCACGTTGCTGTCCGGCGGCTTCGCCCTGGCCGCTCCGGCTTAG
- a CDS encoding universal stress protein — MGREQVHPEPEWETGGEPAPPRGIVVGVDGSDHSHCALVWAAREAERRRRPLHIVTAYSVPIFAASGLDGGYATVDDSVIREGAEAILKHALDKVSGYNIDVDASVENGDASGVLLEISETAELLVFGTRGRGGFVGRLLGSVSSALPAHAKCPTVTVPLICADRLGETTSDKHVLAERAKSGRQPVENVVVAGVDGSEQARVAVLEAAAQAERLSARLRLVCAVPQYTGSLAWVPTPMDREALFADIKVQLDAGVAWLRSHFPTLEVETQLVDGSPVDILVEASRHVELVVVGTRGRGGFAGMLLGSTSDGVLHHAKGPVMVVPDRDDPRLADRPSFGPMLGDS; from the coding sequence ATGGGCCGTGAACAGGTGCACCCGGAGCCGGAGTGGGAGACCGGCGGCGAACCGGCGCCTCCTCGGGGAATCGTGGTGGGTGTGGATGGCTCGGACCACAGCCACTGCGCCCTCGTGTGGGCAGCCCGCGAGGCCGAGCGTCGCCGCCGCCCGCTGCATATCGTGACCGCCTATTCGGTTCCGATCTTCGCCGCGTCCGGGCTGGACGGCGGCTACGCCACTGTGGATGATTCCGTGATCCGAGAAGGCGCCGAAGCCATTCTCAAACACGCCCTCGACAAGGTCTCCGGCTACAACATCGACGTCGACGCCTCCGTGGAAAACGGCGACGCGTCCGGCGTGCTGCTGGAAATCAGCGAGACCGCGGAGCTCCTGGTCTTCGGGACCCGCGGCCGCGGCGGCTTCGTGGGCAGGCTGCTCGGCTCCGTCAGCAGCGCGCTGCCCGCCCACGCGAAGTGTCCCACGGTCACCGTGCCGCTGATCTGCGCGGACCGCCTGGGCGAAACCACCAGCGACAAGCATGTCCTGGCCGAACGGGCGAAGTCCGGCCGCCAGCCGGTCGAGAACGTAGTGGTGGCCGGCGTTGACGGCTCCGAGCAGGCCCGCGTCGCGGTGCTCGAGGCTGCGGCCCAGGCCGAACGGCTTTCCGCCCGGCTTCGGCTCGTGTGCGCCGTGCCGCAGTACACCGGCTCGCTGGCCTGGGTACCCACCCCGATGGACCGCGAGGCCCTGTTCGCCGACATTAAAGTCCAGCTCGACGCCGGCGTGGCCTGGCTGCGGAGCCATTTCCCCACGCTGGAGGTGGAGACGCAGCTCGTGGACGGCTCGCCCGTCGACATCCTCGTCGAGGCCAGCCGGCACGTGGAACTCGTGGTGGTCGGCACCCGCGGGCGCGGCGGCTTCGCCGGAATGCTGCTGGGCTCCACCTCCGACGGCGTCCTCCACCACGCCAAGGGGCCCGTCATGGTGGTCCCGGACCGCGACGACCCCAGGCTGGCGGACCGGCCCAGTTTCGGACCGATGCTCGGCGACTCCTGA